The Peribacillus sp. FSL E2-0218 genome contains a region encoding:
- a CDS encoding nitronate monooxygenase family protein, with protein sequence MNWKTRVTDLLGIQYPIVQGGLAHLAYAELAAAVSNAGGLGQVTAMSLDSPKQLVDEIRRTKELTDKPFGVNFAIGQHGRPYEHMLEAAMEQGIAAVSVTGGNPGPFLDCVKDTSVKKLVLVAATRQAVKAEQLGADAVMVVGQEGGGHLGRTDIGTAVLIPQVVDAVKIPVIASGGFGDGRGLMAAMALGAEGIEMGTRFIAVKECIHAHELYKKALVSGTENDTVVIKRSIGAPARVIANGWTSKILEIEKENGGYEQLKDYISGKANQRYIHDGMEEEGYAWAGQVMGLIHDVPATAELFSRIIGQAEEIRSKWAY encoded by the coding sequence TTGAATTGGAAGACGCGTGTGACAGATTTGCTAGGAATACAATACCCGATTGTACAAGGAGGGTTGGCTCATTTAGCTTATGCGGAACTGGCAGCGGCCGTTTCAAATGCAGGGGGGCTGGGGCAGGTAACGGCGATGTCCTTGGACAGCCCAAAGCAATTGGTCGATGAAATAAGGAGAACGAAGGAATTGACCGATAAACCGTTTGGCGTGAATTTTGCAATTGGGCAGCATGGAAGACCTTATGAGCATATGCTTGAAGCAGCCATGGAGCAAGGAATTGCAGCTGTTTCCGTAACGGGCGGCAACCCTGGGCCCTTTCTTGATTGCGTCAAGGACACTTCGGTGAAAAAACTTGTGCTTGTTGCAGCGACAAGGCAAGCGGTGAAGGCGGAACAGCTTGGTGCAGATGCAGTTATGGTGGTTGGCCAGGAGGGGGGCGGACATTTAGGACGGACGGATATCGGTACCGCTGTTTTGATTCCTCAAGTTGTGGATGCCGTGAAGATTCCGGTCATTGCTTCTGGCGGCTTTGGTGATGGACGAGGTTTGATGGCAGCGATGGCACTTGGGGCGGAAGGGATCGAGATGGGAACCAGGTTCATTGCAGTCAAGGAGTGTATACATGCACATGAATTATATAAAAAAGCCTTGGTTTCCGGTACGGAAAATGATACCGTTGTCATTAAGCGGTCCATCGGTGCACCGGCCCGGGTGATAGCAAATGGTTGGACGAGTAAAATTCTTGAAATTGAAAAAGAAAACGGTGGATATGAGCAATTGAAGGATTACATAAGCGGAAAAGCGAATCAGCGCTATATCCATGATGGTATGGAAGAAGAAGGATATGCTTGGGCAGGACAAGTGATGGGTCTGATCCATGATGTTCCGGCGACAGCTGAGCTGTTCAGCCGGATCATCGGCCAAGCTGAGGAAATTCGCTCGAAATGGGCATACTGA
- a CDS encoding UPF0223 family protein: MDYQYPMDLDWSTDEIVDVIKFFEAVEKAYESKIQKEAFMKAYRRFKAIVPGKADEKNYTDEFEAVSTYSAYQVIKKAKGLEDGDWVKMK; this comes from the coding sequence ATGGATTATCAGTATCCAATGGACCTTGATTGGTCAACGGACGAAATAGTCGATGTAATTAAATTTTTCGAAGCGGTGGAAAAAGCTTATGAGAGCAAAATCCAGAAGGAAGCGTTCATGAAGGCTTACCGAAGATTCAAGGCAATCGTTCCAGGTAAGGCGGATGAAAAGAACTATACGGATGAGTTCGAGGCGGTCAGTACCTATTCTGCGTATCAAGTCATTAAGAAGGCTAAGGGACTTGAGGACGGCGACTGGGTTAAAATGAAATAA
- the trpE gene encoding anthranilate synthase component I has translation MKDLNEKKMLRFKMETIEGDIHTPIAIFQKLAGQQRFLLESSNSHHDDGRYSYLGSNPYLEVTSLAGRVYVNDFETGGQSVKNINIIEFLKRELLVEIGDAPVNIPPFNGGAIGYMGYDVIRLFENIGPVPPDSLQMPDAHFLFYKELYIFDHVLQKIHLLTAEEESEKSLLRMKDTINQANLPSKEISSEYLEFDSNFTQEEFEQMVREVKEAIVAGEVFQVVLSQRFKADFDGKPFDAYRRLRLANPSPYMFYIEFGDYTIIGSSPESLISVSSGVVHVNPIAGTRPRGKTDEEDKGFERSLLMDEKELAEHRMLVDLGRNDLGRVCEIGSIHLTEEMEIQRYQHVMHIASKVSGKLREGFTSLDALSVCLPAGTVSGAPKIRAMELINELENCKRGVYSGSIGYMGFGGDLDMALAIRTMIIKGGKAYVQAGAGIVYDSDPKTEYEETQNKARALMEVHGK, from the coding sequence ATGAAAGATTTGAATGAAAAGAAGATGCTTCGCTTCAAAATGGAAACCATTGAAGGCGATATTCATACACCCATTGCCATATTTCAGAAATTAGCAGGGCAACAAAGGTTTTTATTGGAGAGTTCGAATTCCCATCATGATGATGGACGTTACTCGTACTTAGGCTCAAATCCGTATTTGGAGGTAACGTCACTTGCTGGCCGCGTTTATGTGAACGATTTTGAGACGGGTGGTCAAAGCGTCAAGAACATCAACATCATCGAGTTTCTGAAAAGGGAATTGTTGGTGGAGATAGGGGACGCCCCGGTTAACATTCCGCCATTTAATGGGGGAGCGATCGGATATATGGGGTATGATGTCATTCGCTTATTTGAAAATATAGGTCCGGTGCCTCCCGATTCTCTGCAAATGCCGGATGCCCATTTTCTTTTTTATAAGGAATTATATATATTCGATCATGTGCTTCAGAAGATACACCTGTTGACTGCGGAGGAAGAAAGTGAAAAAAGTCTGTTGCGGATGAAGGATACAATCAACCAGGCAAACCTACCATCAAAGGAAATATCGTCGGAATATTTGGAATTCGACTCGAATTTCACCCAGGAAGAATTCGAGCAGATGGTACGCGAAGTGAAAGAGGCGATTGTGGCAGGTGAGGTGTTTCAAGTGGTTCTATCGCAAAGGTTTAAAGCGGACTTTGATGGAAAGCCTTTCGATGCATACCGCCGTCTGCGTTTAGCCAATCCCTCCCCATATATGTTTTATATAGAATTTGGTGATTATACCATCATAGGATCTTCTCCGGAAAGCTTAATCAGTGTTTCATCTGGAGTCGTCCATGTTAACCCGATTGCCGGCACAAGGCCAAGAGGAAAAACGGATGAAGAAGATAAAGGCTTTGAAAGAAGCCTGCTGATGGATGAAAAGGAACTTGCCGAACATAGGATGCTTGTTGATTTGGGAAGGAATGATCTTGGGCGGGTATGTGAAATAGGATCGATCCACCTTACCGAAGAAATGGAAATTCAAAGATATCAGCACGTGATGCATATTGCTTCGAAGGTCAGCGGAAAGCTTAGAGAAGGATTTACGAGTTTGGATGCATTGTCTGTCTGCCTTCCTGCCGGGACTGTTTCAGGCGCCCCTAAGATTCGGGCGATGGAGCTGATCAATGAACTGGAGAATTGCAAACGCGGGGTGTATTCCGGCTCCATAGGTTACATGGGCTTCGGAGGGGATCTGGATATGGCTTTGGCTATTAGGACGATGATCATTAAAGGCGGTAAGGCCTATGTACAGGCAGGTGCGGGAATCGTCTATGATTCAGATCCAAAAACGGAATATGAAGAAACACAAAATAAGGCACGGGCGCTAATGGAGGTACATGGAAAATGA
- a CDS encoding aminodeoxychorismate/anthranilate synthase component II translates to MILLIDNYDSFTYNLYQYLGEVEKDIIVKRNDEITIAEIEELNPMAIVISPGPGRPEDAGISIEIILHFYKKVPLLGICLGHQAIGAAFGANVVGAQHIMHGKTSVIEHDGSGVFANQDVQFPVMRYHSLVVERGSLPKELNVTAAALDDGEIMALQHDEFPLYGLQFHPESIGTKIGKELLHEFYEIAGNFQLEKKQSIL, encoded by the coding sequence ATGATTTTACTAATTGATAACTACGACTCGTTCACCTATAACCTTTATCAATATTTAGGGGAAGTGGAGAAAGACATCATCGTAAAAAGGAATGACGAAATAACCATAGCCGAAATCGAGGAACTGAACCCAATGGCAATCGTTATTTCCCCTGGCCCTGGACGGCCGGAAGATGCTGGTATCAGCATCGAAATCATCCTTCATTTTTATAAGAAGGTTCCGCTTTTGGGCATTTGTCTCGGGCACCAAGCGATCGGTGCAGCTTTTGGTGCGAATGTGGTTGGGGCACAACATATCATGCACGGGAAAACATCGGTTATCGAGCATGATGGATCAGGGGTATTTGCCAATCAGGATGTGCAATTTCCGGTCATGCGTTACCACTCCCTAGTGGTGGAGAGAGGAAGCCTGCCAAAAGAATTGAACGTTACGGCAGCAGCACTGGATGATGGGGAGATCATGGCATTGCAGCATGATGAGTTCCCATTATACGGTCTGCAGTTCCATCCTGAGTCCATCGGGACGAAAATCGGCAAGGAATTATTGCATGAATTTTACGAGATTGCCGGGAATTTTCAGTTGGAAAAGAAACAATCCATTTTATAA